The following are encoded in a window of Telmatobacter sp. DSM 110680 genomic DNA:
- the gltB gene encoding glutamate synthase large subunit codes for MQISDQRNRIPQPQGLYHSRNEHDACGMGLVASIKGEKSHDIIRKGLEVLIKLTHRGAAGCDPETGDGAGILIQIPHVFFARECGELGIQLPGPGAYGVAMVFLPVDKHSRLQCEGVFERIAAAEGLKVLGWRDTPVNGDAIGREARASQPYIEQFFVARPDGMDEEAFERALYLVRRRTENEMAGSDIEGKDDFYIPSFSCRTIIYKGLMLAPQIEKFYFELANPLVTSALCLVHQRFSTNTFPSWKLAHPYRYVAHNGEINTVRGNISWMNARQSVLDSPLHGDKIKELFPVITPDGSDSCALDNAVEFLFQSGRSLPHVMAMLIPEAWAGNPDMDEDKRAFYEYHASLMEPWDGPAAIAFTDGRIVGATLDRNGLRPGRYIVTKDDLVVLASEAGVLDVPAEDIRKKGRLQPGRMFLVDTVQKRIISDTEIKKSLAARQPYADWLKEQQVSLDSLPEPSRVIASNPETLLRRQRAYGYSEEDLRIVLGPMGARGEEPVGSMGTDTPLACLSDRPQPLFNYFKQLFAQVTNPPIDPIREELVMSLISYIGTERNILDETPENCHTLKLPHPILSNRDLEKLRRVSSGDLLATTLPALFRAADGEVGLRHSLDDLSARAAHAVDSGYTLLIISDRGVDPTYAPIPSLLAMAAVHNRLVKEKTRTQVALIIESGEPREVMHFALLIGYGASAINPYLAIETLHDLKRRGLLPHNVSANHAEKNFIKAINKGLLKTFSKMGISTLQSYRGAQVFEAIGLNDNLIQTYFPRTASRIEGVGLDVLAREAQMKHSYAFQPLTDSETELVVGGHYQYREGGEYHLLNPATISKLQHAVRANSASTFQEYTDLLDQQNRTLCTLRGLLKLKYAETPIPIEEVEPAKEIVKRFTTGAMSFGSISAEAHETLAIAMNRLGGMSNTGEGGEDEARFKPDANGDSRRSAVKQVASGRFGVTTNYLVNADELQIKMAQGAKPGEGGQLPGHKVDDVIARTRHSIPGVGLISPPPHHDIYSIEDLAQLIYDLKNVNPKARIAVKLVSEVGVGTVAAGVSKAHADVVLISGDNGGTGASPLSSIKHAGLPWELGLAETQQVLLLNDLRSRIKVQTDGKLQTGRDVVIAALLGAEEFGFATTPLITMGCIMMRKCHLNTCSVGIATQDPVLRARFTGQPEHVVNFFFFIAEQIREHMAKLGFRTMDEMIGRVDKIEASLADAHWKAKGVDLSSILYAPTIPSRVARRKMQAQDHGLDQALDHALITKAAPALESKTAVTGSFAIRNVHRTVGGMLGGEIARRYGSVGLPDNTIHFKFEGSAGQSFGAFIPSGVTLELEGDSNDYLGKGLSGGRIIAYPPKTSFFLPEESILVGNVVLYGATSGEVFLNGIAGERFAVRNSGATAVVEGVGDHGCEYMTNGTVVVLGTTGRNFAAGMSGGRAFVFDDQGDFSTRRCNKSSVDLEPLETDADVAEVRALLERHRDYTGSPRAAWILEHWTDAQPKFIKVFPHEYKRVLGVERVDTIYCPPTTAVPQVEAAAAEVQHG; via the coding sequence ATGCAGATATCGGATCAGCGTAACCGTATCCCACAGCCCCAGGGTCTCTACCACTCACGTAATGAACATGATGCGTGCGGTATGGGCCTGGTGGCCAGCATCAAGGGCGAGAAAAGCCACGACATCATTCGCAAGGGTCTTGAGGTGCTCATCAAGCTCACCCATCGGGGAGCCGCAGGGTGTGATCCGGAGACGGGCGATGGCGCCGGCATTCTGATCCAGATCCCTCATGTCTTTTTTGCGCGCGAGTGCGGCGAACTTGGGATTCAGCTTCCCGGCCCGGGCGCTTACGGCGTTGCCATGGTTTTTCTGCCGGTCGACAAACACAGCCGCCTGCAGTGCGAGGGAGTATTCGAGCGCATTGCGGCTGCCGAAGGCCTCAAGGTGCTCGGCTGGCGCGACACGCCAGTGAACGGTGATGCCATCGGCCGCGAAGCCCGCGCTTCTCAGCCTTATATCGAACAGTTCTTCGTTGCACGGCCTGACGGAATGGACGAGGAAGCCTTCGAGCGCGCCCTATATCTTGTCCGTCGCCGCACTGAAAACGAAATGGCGGGTTCGGATATCGAAGGTAAGGACGATTTCTATATCCCGTCCTTTTCCTGTCGCACCATCATCTACAAGGGCCTCATGCTGGCGCCGCAGATTGAGAAGTTCTACTTCGAGTTGGCCAATCCACTCGTTACAAGCGCGCTTTGCCTCGTTCACCAGCGTTTCTCTACGAATACCTTTCCGAGCTGGAAACTTGCGCACCCATATCGCTATGTCGCACACAACGGCGAAATCAATACGGTCCGCGGCAATATTAGCTGGATGAACGCTCGCCAGTCGGTCCTTGACAGTCCACTGCACGGCGACAAGATCAAAGAGCTCTTCCCCGTGATCACGCCCGATGGCAGCGATTCCTGCGCACTCGATAACGCCGTTGAATTTCTCTTCCAATCCGGACGGTCCCTTCCGCATGTGATGGCCATGCTCATCCCCGAAGCCTGGGCTGGCAATCCCGATATGGACGAAGATAAGCGCGCCTTCTACGAGTACCACGCTTCCTTGATGGAGCCGTGGGATGGGCCAGCAGCAATCGCCTTCACCGATGGGCGCATCGTCGGGGCAACCCTCGACCGCAATGGCCTGCGGCCGGGCCGCTACATCGTCACCAAGGATGATCTTGTGGTTCTGGCCTCGGAAGCCGGCGTCCTGGACGTGCCAGCTGAAGACATTCGCAAGAAAGGCCGGCTGCAGCCCGGTCGCATGTTCCTTGTCGACACGGTGCAAAAGCGCATCATCTCTGATACTGAAATCAAGAAGAGCCTGGCCGCGCGGCAACCATACGCCGACTGGCTCAAAGAGCAGCAAGTCTCGCTCGATTCCCTTCCCGAGCCATCGCGCGTTATCGCTTCAAATCCTGAAACGCTGCTGCGGCGCCAGCGCGCGTACGGGTATAGCGAAGAAGATTTGCGGATCGTACTGGGCCCCATGGGTGCGCGCGGCGAGGAGCCCGTTGGATCCATGGGAACCGACACGCCTCTGGCTTGCCTCTCCGATCGTCCGCAGCCACTGTTCAACTACTTCAAGCAGCTCTTTGCGCAGGTCACGAATCCGCCCATCGACCCGATCCGCGAAGAACTTGTAATGTCGCTCATCAGTTACATCGGCACCGAGCGCAACATCCTCGACGAGACGCCGGAGAACTGCCACACTCTGAAGCTGCCGCATCCGATTCTGTCTAACCGAGACTTGGAAAAGCTGCGCCGCGTCTCTTCCGGCGATCTGCTTGCCACAACGCTGCCTGCCCTCTTCCGCGCTGCGGATGGCGAAGTTGGATTGCGTCACTCGCTTGACGACCTGAGCGCCCGCGCTGCGCACGCCGTCGATTCTGGATACACGCTGCTCATCATCTCGGACCGCGGCGTCGATCCGACATATGCTCCCATTCCAAGTCTTCTTGCAATGGCCGCCGTCCATAATCGCCTGGTAAAGGAAAAGACCCGTACCCAGGTTGCTCTTATCATCGAGAGCGGCGAGCCACGCGAGGTCATGCATTTTGCATTGCTCATCGGGTATGGCGCGAGCGCTATCAATCCGTACCTCGCTATCGAGACGCTGCACGATCTCAAGCGTCGCGGTCTTCTGCCGCACAACGTCTCCGCAAATCACGCCGAAAAGAACTTCATCAAGGCAATCAACAAGGGCTTGCTGAAAACCTTCTCGAAGATGGGCATCAGCACGCTGCAAAGCTATCGTGGCGCGCAGGTCTTTGAAGCAATCGGTCTGAACGACAATCTCATTCAGACCTACTTCCCTCGAACCGCGTCGCGCATCGAAGGTGTTGGCCTCGATGTGCTCGCCCGCGAAGCGCAGATGAAGCACTCCTACGCCTTCCAGCCGCTTACAGATTCCGAAACCGAACTCGTAGTCGGCGGTCATTATCAATACCGGGAGGGCGGCGAGTATCACCTGCTAAACCCGGCTACCATCAGCAAACTGCAACATGCGGTTCGCGCCAACAGCGCCAGCACATTCCAGGAGTACACCGACCTTCTTGATCAGCAGAATCGTACACTTTGTACTCTGCGCGGCCTGCTGAAGCTCAAGTATGCCGAAACTCCCATACCGATCGAGGAAGTGGAACCGGCCAAGGAGATCGTCAAGCGTTTCACCACGGGCGCCATGAGCTTCGGCTCCATCAGTGCCGAAGCGCACGAGACACTTGCAATCGCGATGAATCGCCTCGGCGGAATGTCGAACACCGGTGAAGGCGGCGAAGACGAAGCGCGTTTCAAGCCTGACGCTAATGGCGACTCGCGCCGCAGTGCCGTGAAGCAGGTGGCCAGCGGACGCTTCGGCGTCACCACCAACTACCTGGTTAACGCCGACGAACTGCAGATCAAGATGGCACAGGGCGCAAAGCCTGGCGAAGGTGGTCAGCTCCCAGGTCACAAGGTCGACGACGTCATCGCGAGAACACGTCACTCGATCCCCGGCGTGGGCTTGATCTCGCCGCCGCCGCATCACGACATCTACTCCATCGAAGATCTTGCGCAGCTGATTTATGACCTCAAGAACGTCAATCCAAAAGCCCGCATCGCCGTAAAGCTTGTATCGGAGGTCGGTGTCGGCACCGTCGCCGCCGGCGTTTCCAAAGCGCATGCAGACGTTGTGCTCATTTCCGGCGACAACGGTGGGACGGGCGCATCGCCACTCAGTTCCATTAAGCATGCAGGCCTGCCCTGGGAACTCGGCCTGGCCGAAACGCAGCAGGTGTTGCTACTCAACGATCTGCGGAGCCGCATCAAGGTGCAGACCGATGGCAAATTGCAAACTGGCCGCGACGTGGTTATTGCGGCTCTGCTCGGTGCGGAGGAATTCGGTTTTGCTACTACGCCGCTCATCACCATGGGTTGCATCATGATGCGCAAGTGCCACCTGAACACTTGCTCAGTCGGCATTGCGACGCAGGACCCGGTGCTGCGCGCGCGCTTTACCGGTCAGCCCGAGCATGTCGTTAATTTCTTCTTTTTTATCGCTGAGCAAATTCGCGAACACATGGCCAAACTCGGCTTCCGCACCATGGACGAGATGATTGGCCGCGTGGACAAGATCGAGGCCTCATTGGCCGACGCACATTGGAAAGCCAAGGGCGTCGATCTTTCGTCTATCCTCTACGCACCCACGATTCCATCTCGCGTTGCGCGCCGCAAGATGCAGGCGCAGGATCACGGTCTGGATCAGGCCCTCGATCACGCGCTGATCACTAAGGCCGCGCCCGCTCTCGAATCGAAAACTGCGGTGACTGGCAGCTTCGCTATTCGCAACGTTCATCGCACCGTCGGCGGAATGCTGGGCGGCGAGATTGCCCGCCGTTACGGATCTGTCGGACTTCCTGACAACACCATTCACTTCAAATTCGAAGGCTCCGCCGGTCAGAGTTTTGGCGCATTCATTCCTTCAGGCGTCACGCTCGAACTCGAAGGCGACAGCAACGACTATCTCGGCAAGGGCCTATCCGGCGGCCGCATCATTGCTTACCCACCCAAGACTTCGTTCTTCCTTCCCGAAGAAAGCATCCTCGTCGGCAACGTCGTGCTTTACGGCGCCACCAGCGGTGAAGTCTTCCTCAACGGCATCGCCGGCGAGCGCTTTGCAGTTCGTAATTCCGGCGCCACCGCGGTGGTTGAAGGCGTCGGCGATCACGGATGCGAATACATGACAAACGGCACAGTCGTTGTTCTCGGAACTACGGGCCGCAACTTTGCCGCAGGCATGAGCGGCGGCCGGGCTTTTGTGTTTGACGACCAGGGCGACTTCTCAACGCGCCGCTGCAACAAGTCCAGCGTGGATCTAGAGCCACTTGAAACTGATGCTGATGTCGCGGAGGTTCGCGCTCTTCTCGAGCGCCACCGTGATTACACAGGCAGCCCTCGAGCCGCATGGATTCTCGAGCACTGGACCGATGCACAGCCCAAGTTCATCAAGGTCTTTCCGCACGAATACAAACGGGTTCTCGGCGTCGAACGCGTCGATACCATTTACTGTCCGCCAACTACAGCAGTGCCTCAGGTCGAGGCAGCAGCAGCCGAGGTGCAGCATGGGTAA
- a CDS encoding PadR family transcriptional regulator — MAPSTDLLQGTLDMLILKTLAPGQEHGWAIAQKIQLMSNNVLQIGQGSLYPALHRLEYRGWIRATWGASENNRRARFYTLTTAGRRQLDAELENWDRLTGAVNLVLQGA, encoded by the coding sequence ATGGCGCCATCCACTGACTTATTACAGGGAACGCTCGACATGCTTATCTTGAAGACGCTTGCCCCGGGACAGGAACATGGCTGGGCGATCGCGCAGAAAATTCAGCTCATGTCGAACAACGTTTTGCAGATCGGTCAGGGATCTCTGTATCCCGCTCTGCACCGCCTGGAATATAGAGGTTGGATTCGCGCAACCTGGGGCGCCTCTGAGAACAATCGCCGTGCGCGATTCTACACGCTCACAACCGCGGGGCGCAGGCAGCTCGACGCTGAATTGGAGAACTGGGATCGGCTCACAGGCGCCGTCAATCTCGTGCTGCAGGGCGCATAG
- the solA gene encoding N-methyl-L-tryptophan oxidase, with translation MSRDVIVLGLGAMGSAAALHLAERGKRVLGIEQFSAAHDQGSSHGGSRMIRQAYFESPHYIPLVLRAYELWRKLERDSGKRLLHITGGLNIGSRDGELVRRTIAAAEQHAIPFEVVEGSAISRRFPVVAPLTGDAAVHETNAGYLLPEECIRAHLALASHAGAELLFEETVLSWNAEGDGVEVRTSKGTYSAEHLLITAGPWANQALHEIFPLRVTRQVMAWIQPTTGVRPFLPESFPVFLCEDLDGGFPGYGFPAIDGPAGGIKAAIHGSDWQCSPESVDREVHQADVRRIVEQLRVRMPALDGEVVRAKTCMYTMSPDEHFVIGLHPRFSSCTVACGFSGHGFKFASVVGEILADLATKGSTSHPISLFSPQRFSCDQ, from the coding sequence ATGTCTCGTGACGTTATCGTTCTTGGCCTAGGCGCGATGGGAAGCGCGGCTGCGCTACATCTTGCGGAGCGCGGGAAGCGCGTTCTGGGCATCGAGCAGTTCTCGGCGGCACACGATCAGGGGTCATCGCATGGCGGATCGCGGATGATCCGGCAGGCTTACTTTGAAAGTCCGCATTACATTCCGCTGGTGCTGCGCGCTTACGAGTTGTGGCGAAAGCTGGAGCGAGATTCGGGCAAGCGTCTGCTGCATATCACTGGCGGATTGAACATTGGTTCGCGTGACGGTGAATTGGTGAGGCGCACCATCGCGGCCGCAGAACAGCACGCAATTCCATTTGAGGTTGTGGAAGGGAGCGCGATCAGCAGGCGCTTCCCTGTTGTTGCTCCGCTGACTGGCGATGCGGCGGTCCACGAGACAAACGCCGGTTATCTTCTTCCCGAGGAATGCATCCGTGCGCATCTTGCACTTGCATCGCACGCGGGCGCGGAGCTTCTGTTTGAGGAGACGGTTCTGTCGTGGAATGCAGAGGGAGATGGGGTAGAAGTACGCACCAGCAAGGGCACGTACAGCGCGGAACATTTATTGATCACTGCTGGGCCTTGGGCGAACCAGGCGCTGCACGAGATCTTCCCGTTGCGGGTGACACGGCAGGTGATGGCCTGGATTCAGCCGACGACCGGAGTGAGGCCGTTTTTGCCGGAAAGCTTTCCGGTGTTTCTCTGCGAAGATTTGGATGGCGGCTTTCCGGGGTACGGATTCCCGGCGATCGATGGGCCTGCGGGCGGGATCAAGGCAGCGATCCATGGCAGCGATTGGCAATGTTCGCCGGAAAGTGTGGACCGCGAAGTTCATCAAGCCGATGTGAGGAGAATCGTCGAGCAGTTGAGGGTTCGGATGCCGGCACTTGATGGCGAGGTCGTACGCGCGAAGACTTGCATGTACACGATGTCCCCGGACGAGCATTTTGTGATTGGGTTGCATCCGCGATTTTCATCGTGCACAGTGGCGTGCGGATTTTCGGGGCACGGGTTCAAGTTTGCTAGCGTGGTGGGTGAAATTCTTGCGGACCTCGCGACGAAGGGTTCGACTTCGCACCCAATCTCTCTGTTTTCGCCGCAGAGATTTAGTTGTGATCAATGA
- a CDS encoding ABC transporter permease, which translates to MLRESWSRIRFFFAGKKRAEVDEELQFHLEREVEANLAAGMEYAEARRRAMVSFGSRERARESCRQERPSFYIESLVRDLRYGIRGLWRNPGFTVMAVLTLALAIGANATIFSLIDQTLMQKLPAAHPEELVVLDFAGAQPGHLHSVGGNTPGHHHEFSYPMYRDLRDQNTALSGLIAESQLTLGVTWNNHAESVQAELVSGNYFETLGVRPAVGRLFVAGDETAPGANPVVVLSFDYWRTHLAGAPVAGKTLLVNGTPFAIAGVADPGFHSMVWGQMPAVFVPLSMEQVLTPEWPYLKDHGSYWIDLIGRLKPGGTRAQAEASLNMLFTSLRAAEFTQLGDQSAHAKQGFISNAHLNVTAGAKGFSPMRDSLETPLTIILAMVMLVMGMAVVNVASLLLVRAAARAREISVRYALGATNRQVLRQLLSEGMLLGFVGAAAGLALAPQIQRLLIHWISANAQGGVPFSSILNWHVLGFSLGVTVAVSLLFSLAPAMQFRNPRLAEFMQQRTGTSAGGSLRFRRTCVALQIGFSLLLMLAAGMFVRTIHNLRHAETGFPTDHLLVFDLDPLLAGYSGKPVASVEERALDAIAALPGVHAVGATNDQDLAGDDVQGEMLPVGYAGKPDEEFSVELPWVSTSYLQTLGVPLSAGRYFNAADTATSQRVAIVNESFAKHYFVEPQRALGNIVRRPNKVDTDATIVGVVADVKHASVRDPAIATCYTLFAQATRETGLTFYVRTWQPPDSAITSVRAAIAGIDTRLIVGNQRTMAQEIDATLLAERAISMLATAFGMLATLLAGIGLYGILAYSTAQRTREIGIRMALGAQRHAVVKLILRETLVLTGGAVAATIPLAILAARMVRSQLFGVSVADPAVYGAGILTICLVAALAGFIPARRAATVDPARALRTD; encoded by the coding sequence ATGTTGCGTGAAAGCTGGTCACGAATCCGTTTCTTCTTCGCCGGCAAAAAGCGCGCCGAAGTAGACGAGGAGTTACAGTTTCACCTCGAGCGCGAGGTAGAAGCAAACCTTGCCGCCGGTATGGAGTACGCCGAGGCGAGGCGGCGCGCAATGGTCTCGTTCGGCAGCAGAGAGCGTGCGCGCGAATCATGCCGTCAGGAACGACCGTCGTTCTACATTGAATCCTTGGTGAGAGACCTGCGTTACGGAATACGCGGGTTATGGAGAAATCCCGGCTTCACCGTCATGGCCGTGCTCACGCTCGCCCTGGCGATTGGAGCAAATGCAACCATCTTCAGCCTGATCGATCAGACGTTGATGCAGAAACTTCCGGCGGCGCATCCAGAGGAGCTTGTGGTGCTGGACTTTGCTGGAGCGCAGCCGGGCCATCTGCATTCCGTGGGCGGCAACACGCCCGGGCACCATCACGAATTCTCATATCCGATGTATCGCGATCTCCGCGACCAGAACACTGCGCTGAGCGGATTGATAGCGGAATCCCAACTCACCCTGGGCGTGACGTGGAACAATCACGCGGAGTCTGTTCAGGCGGAACTCGTGAGCGGAAATTATTTCGAGACGCTCGGCGTTCGTCCGGCAGTCGGCCGTCTGTTTGTAGCTGGAGATGAGACCGCGCCGGGCGCGAATCCCGTTGTGGTATTGAGCTTCGACTACTGGAGAACGCATCTGGCGGGAGCTCCGGTTGCCGGCAAAACTCTGCTGGTGAATGGAACACCATTCGCAATCGCTGGCGTCGCCGATCCGGGTTTCCACAGTATGGTCTGGGGACAGATGCCCGCTGTGTTCGTGCCGCTTTCAATGGAACAGGTGCTAACGCCGGAATGGCCTTATCTGAAGGACCACGGGTCCTATTGGATTGATCTCATCGGACGCCTCAAACCCGGGGGCACGCGTGCGCAGGCAGAGGCGTCATTGAACATGTTATTCACGTCGCTCCGCGCTGCAGAATTCACGCAGCTGGGCGACCAGTCCGCGCATGCGAAACAGGGATTCATCTCCAACGCGCACCTCAATGTCACCGCGGGAGCAAAAGGATTCAGTCCGATGCGCGACAGTTTGGAGACCCCGCTCACGATCATTCTTGCCATGGTGATGCTGGTGATGGGCATGGCCGTCGTGAATGTCGCGAGCCTGCTGCTGGTGCGTGCGGCAGCTCGCGCGCGAGAGATTTCCGTCCGTTATGCGCTGGGTGCGACCAATCGGCAAGTGCTGCGCCAACTGCTATCAGAGGGCATGCTGCTCGGCTTCGTGGGCGCCGCAGCAGGACTCGCGTTGGCTCCACAAATACAGCGGCTGCTGATCCATTGGATCTCAGCCAATGCGCAGGGCGGAGTGCCGTTTTCGTCGATACTCAACTGGCATGTCCTTGGTTTCTCGCTCGGTGTGACCGTCGCGGTAAGCCTGCTGTTCAGCCTGGCGCCGGCGATGCAGTTCAGAAATCCACGACTGGCAGAATTCATGCAGCAGCGAACAGGAACAAGTGCGGGCGGATCCCTCAGATTCCGGCGTACCTGTGTAGCGCTGCAGATTGGCTTCAGCCTGTTACTGATGCTGGCCGCAGGCATGTTTGTGCGGACAATCCACAATCTGCGCCATGCCGAGACCGGGTTTCCGACTGATCACCTGCTCGTGTTCGACCTGGATCCGCTCCTTGCTGGATATAGCGGCAAGCCTGTTGCGTCCGTAGAGGAGCGAGCACTGGACGCGATTGCCGCGCTACCCGGTGTCCATGCGGTTGGAGCGACGAACGACCAGGACCTCGCCGGTGACGACGTACAGGGCGAGATGCTTCCCGTCGGATATGCAGGAAAACCGGATGAAGAATTCTCTGTCGAGCTTCCTTGGGTGAGCACAAGTTATTTGCAAACCCTGGGCGTACCCCTGAGTGCGGGCCGCTATTTCAATGCCGCCGATACAGCGACATCGCAGCGAGTGGCTATTGTGAATGAGAGCTTTGCAAAGCACTACTTTGTAGAACCACAGCGGGCGCTCGGCAACATCGTGCGTCGGCCCAACAAAGTAGACACCGACGCAACCATCGTTGGAGTCGTGGCCGATGTAAAACACGCCAGTGTGCGAGACCCGGCCATCGCGACCTGCTACACGCTCTTTGCGCAGGCGACACGCGAGACTGGCCTGACGTTTTACGTCCGTACCTGGCAGCCGCCGGATTCGGCCATAACGAGTGTGCGTGCGGCAATCGCCGGCATAGATACACGGCTGATCGTGGGCAACCAGCGCACGATGGCGCAGGAGATCGATGCAACCTTGCTCGCTGAACGCGCAATCTCCATGCTGGCCACGGCCTTCGGTATGTTGGCAACCTTGCTGGCCGGCATTGGGCTATATGGAATCCTTGCCTATTCAACCGCGCAGAGGACGCGTGAGATTGGAATTCGCATGGCCCTCGGTGCTCAGCGCCACGCGGTCGTGAAGCTGATTCTGCGTGAGACACTCGTGCTGACCGGCGGAGCAGTCGCAGCCACAATCCCACTCGCGATACTGGCTGCTCGAATGGTGCGCAGTCAGCTCTTCGGCGTATCCGTCGCCGACCCCGCTGTTTACGGAGCAGGGATCTTGACGATCTGTCTGGTGGCAGCGCTCGCAGGCTTCATACCCGCCCGCCGCGCAGCAACGGTCGATCCCGCACGCGCGTTGCGAACAGACTAG